In a single window of the Methylococcus sp. Mc7 genome:
- the epsE gene encoding polysaccharide export protein EpsE, with amino-acid sequence MPGKISSTVKVALCGIALVMGLMAGWGAVAGDAPLHEAGDYRLGPGDVVRISVFNYPELAIETRISQSGNITFPLTGPIAIGDLTAAEAEGRIAGKLRQGGYISDPHVTVVVSQFKAREVAVMGQVKNPGKYPIEKQSRVMDMLAAAGGVTTADAGDTATLLRANGEKLVVDLKALFEGSPGQNPEVAAGDTLFVPKAPQFYVYGEVQRPGAYRLQRGMTVSQAISAAGGLTPRGTDTWPAPIVKRRDAAGLEQETAVDGSYMLQPDDVLYLRERWF; translated from the coding sequence ATGCCCGGGAAGATTAGTTCCACCGTGAAGGTGGCGTTGTGCGGCATCGCTTTGGTCATGGGGCTGATGGCCGGTTGGGGGGCCGTGGCCGGCGATGCGCCTTTGCACGAGGCGGGCGACTACCGGCTCGGGCCGGGAGACGTGGTGAGGATCAGCGTGTTCAACTATCCCGAGCTGGCCATCGAAACCCGGATCAGCCAGTCGGGGAACATCACGTTTCCGCTCACCGGTCCGATCGCCATCGGCGATTTGACGGCAGCCGAAGCGGAAGGGCGCATTGCCGGCAAGCTGCGCCAGGGCGGATACATCAGCGATCCGCATGTCACCGTGGTGGTCTCCCAGTTCAAGGCGAGGGAGGTCGCGGTGATGGGACAGGTCAAGAATCCCGGCAAGTACCCGATCGAGAAGCAGAGCCGGGTGATGGACATGCTGGCCGCCGCCGGCGGGGTGACGACGGCCGATGCGGGCGATACGGCGACACTGCTGCGTGCCAACGGCGAGAAGCTCGTCGTCGATCTCAAGGCCTTGTTCGAGGGAAGTCCCGGTCAGAATCCCGAGGTGGCGGCCGGTGACACCCTCTTCGTTCCGAAGGCGCCGCAGTTTTATGTCTACGGGGAAGTTCAGCGGCCCGGCGCCTATCGGCTTCAGCGAGGCATGACGGTCAGCCAGGCGATTTCCGCGGCCGGCGGACTGACGCCTCGGGGGACCGATACCTGGCCCGCGCCGATCGTCAAGCGGCGCGACGCCGCGGGGTTGGAGCAGGAAACAGCGGTCGACGGTTCCTATATGCTGCAGCCGGATGACGTGCTGTACCTGCGCGAGCGGTGGTTCTGA
- a CDS encoding undecaprenyl-phosphate glucose phosphotransferase: MGMTHVSAPSVFESPLVFLLKTLFAPVVASGVFLASLRFEGYPLEGANILMLFLVFIIVSHTFKVTRLNDRLTARSFFETAFDTLARWVFTLAVVALLTYIAGIEDFLDEPGFLAWAGATPFVLLFGQLAVGPLVRIYFRQYCGHRKAVIVGVTEMGVKLAEAIRSHTFLRTDVLGFFEDRPADRTADPGDLPVLGRTADLPEFLRKHEVHAVYITLPIARQPRILELLDNLKDSTVSVYFVPDLFMTDLLQARWDTLAGVPVMAVCESPFIGIRGLSKRVMDIAGATAALVLLAPVMLLIALAVRLSSPGPALFKQRRYGEDGEAIFVYKFRSMAVCEDGGTVTQAKQGDARVTPLGAILRRTSLDELPQFLNVLQGTMSLVGPRPHAVAHNELYRGLIKGYMVRHKVKPGITGWAQVNGLRGETETIEKMAARIRYDLEYLRNWSLWLDMWILLKTVGVVLKQKNAY, from the coding sequence ATGGGTATGACGCATGTCAGCGCTCCTTCGGTTTTTGAAAGTCCTCTGGTTTTTCTGCTCAAGACGCTGTTCGCGCCGGTGGTCGCTTCCGGGGTATTCCTGGCAAGCCTGAGATTCGAAGGGTATCCGCTGGAGGGTGCGAACATCCTGATGTTGTTTCTGGTGTTCATCATCGTCTCCCATACCTTCAAGGTGACGCGGTTGAACGACAGGCTGACCGCACGCTCTTTTTTCGAGACGGCGTTCGATACCCTGGCACGTTGGGTTTTTACGCTGGCGGTGGTCGCGTTGCTGACTTATATCGCCGGTATCGAAGATTTCCTGGACGAGCCCGGCTTTTTGGCATGGGCGGGCGCCACGCCTTTCGTCTTGCTGTTCGGCCAACTTGCCGTCGGGCCGTTGGTCAGGATCTATTTCCGCCAGTATTGCGGCCATCGCAAGGCGGTGATCGTTGGCGTGACCGAGATGGGGGTGAAACTGGCGGAGGCGATCCGGAGCCATACCTTCCTGCGCACGGACGTGCTCGGCTTTTTCGAGGACAGGCCGGCGGACCGCACCGCGGATCCCGGCGATCTGCCGGTTCTCGGGCGTACCGCGGACCTGCCGGAGTTTCTCCGGAAACATGAGGTGCATGCGGTCTACATCACCTTGCCCATCGCCCGCCAGCCGCGGATTCTCGAGCTGCTGGATAACCTGAAGGATTCGACCGTCTCCGTGTATTTCGTTCCGGATCTGTTCATGACGGACCTGCTCCAGGCCCGCTGGGATACGCTGGCCGGCGTTCCGGTGATGGCGGTCTGCGAATCGCCTTTCATCGGGATACGGGGTTTGAGCAAGCGTGTGATGGACATCGCGGGCGCCACTGCGGCGCTGGTGCTGCTGGCACCGGTGATGCTGCTGATCGCTCTGGCGGTGCGGTTGTCGTCGCCGGGACCGGCGCTGTTCAAGCAGCGGCGCTACGGCGAGGACGGGGAGGCGATCTTCGTCTACAAGTTCCGCAGCATGGCGGTCTGCGAGGATGGTGGCACGGTGACCCAGGCGAAGCAGGGGGATGCCCGGGTGACGCCTCTCGGCGCGATTTTGAGACGGACTTCCTTGGACGAATTGCCCCAGTTCCTGAACGTGTTGCAGGGCACCATGAGCCTGGTGGGACCGCGTCCCCATGCGGTCGCGCACAACGAGCTTTACCGGGGGCTGATCAAGGGTTACATGGTGCGCCACAAGGTGAAGCCGGGCATCACCGGCTGGGCGCAGGTCAACGGCCTGCGGGGCGAGACCGAGACGATCGAGAAAATGGCGGCACGCATCAGGTACGATCTGGAGTACCTGCGCAACTGGTCGCTGTGGCTGGACATGTGGATTTTGCTGAAGACCGTGGGCGTGGTCTTGAAGCAGAAGAATGCCTATTGA
- a CDS encoding ATP-grasp domain-containing protein, with protein sequence MCIESGFVGNPSDIKKPSVLLMASNTPFQYRVLRCAAQAGASVFILGSRRAKFLAMSRYCKDFVLYPRDFGEENYSELVDIVNDLSSKLGIDYVIPGCGDTTRLLGQIGNRLHPKCFPVPPSSVFDTLNDKGKFAGLCLDLGMPHPSSVLLAGPSELRSMYDSGRLHFPLIAKPVDAYGGEGVVKLEALSAQVDLGKIDYGPILLQEFVEGEDVCISLFCVEGVCTHQVVYKRKRGICFIEHDSLSDLAQTMARHLNFDGVICFDARVASDGKRVYLIECNPRFWYNMDFAMVAGVNFVGLGIDRVGHEGSVATRKTFSSPYSFALKVFAPWRINAQDVAMLRYWLADPIPFLWIEIWLNLPGLIIGKATRAVTKMKDRFGLLWR encoded by the coding sequence ATGTGTATCGAATCCGGATTCGTTGGAAATCCGTCGGATATCAAGAAGCCTTCGGTGCTGCTGATGGCGTCGAACACACCATTTCAGTACCGTGTGCTGCGGTGTGCCGCCCAGGCTGGCGCGTCCGTTTTCATCCTGGGAAGCAGGCGGGCGAAATTTTTGGCCATGTCCAGATATTGCAAGGACTTCGTCCTGTATCCTCGCGACTTCGGAGAGGAAAATTATTCGGAGTTGGTTGATATAGTCAATGATCTGAGTTCTAAGCTGGGCATAGATTATGTCATTCCAGGTTGTGGTGATACCACCAGGCTGCTTGGGCAGATTGGAAATCGTCTACATCCTAAATGCTTTCCTGTTCCGCCTTCGTCAGTTTTCGATACCCTGAACGACAAAGGTAAGTTTGCGGGCCTTTGTCTGGATTTGGGCATGCCTCATCCGTCCAGTGTGCTGCTTGCCGGTCCTTCTGAGCTGAGGTCGATGTATGATTCCGGCCGGCTTCATTTTCCTCTGATCGCGAAGCCTGTTGACGCTTATGGCGGTGAGGGTGTTGTAAAGCTTGAAGCCCTCTCGGCTCAAGTCGATCTGGGAAAGATAGATTACGGCCCCATTCTTCTGCAGGAATTTGTGGAAGGAGAGGACGTTTGTATAAGCTTGTTTTGTGTTGAAGGGGTATGCACGCACCAGGTCGTGTACAAGCGAAAGCGGGGCATCTGTTTCATTGAGCATGATTCACTTTCCGATCTGGCACAGACCATGGCGCGCCACCTCAATTTTGACGGAGTGATTTGTTTCGATGCCAGGGTGGCGTCGGACGGGAAAAGAGTTTATCTGATTGAGTGTAATCCGAGATTCTGGTACAACATGGATTTTGCCATGGTGGCAGGGGTCAATTTTGTCGGGCTTGGAATCGATCGGGTTGGTCATGAGGGCTCTGTGGCAACAAGAAAAACATTCAGTTCCCCTTATTCGTTTGCACTGAAAGTATTTGCTCCATGGCGGATAAACGCCCAGGACGTTGCCATGCTGAGGTATTGGTTGGCCGATCCGATTCCATTCTTATGGATCGAGATCTGGCTTAATCTGCCAGGCTTGATTATCGGCAAGGCAACGCGGGCTGTCACGAAAATGAAAGATCGCTTCGGGTTACTCTGGCGCTAG
- a CDS encoding outer membrane beta-barrel protein, whose amino-acid sequence MADKTDWFQPFVSNTFSYDTNVFRLPSSLTAAEANALIDNVSKGGSKSDFINRISAGAKVNWYSGPHRVNMNLGVDDNVFVRNTALQNVSTLNEASWSWDVSRAWSTQVGAEYQQYLNAFGNYVVPRKDMLTNMAYFGKVKYQFSPDWRAGAGVRWDEISHSVRNRRQNDVQELSGTAEVIYQNAAGNSAGVEYRHGNGFYPERNPAKFSFDEYDVDSVKFVGGHVFSAKTRFDGYVGYLAQTFAQAPWFDYSGCIWRLGAEWLPTEKTSIKISGWQNLEAYQDVASSYFVGNGVKLSSKWEASRKVEFSGEFLWESRDYVGDGGANSSETPVSRRVDDFFAAQAGITYRPVEYIDAFLMYRYEKRKVNRVFFNYEYDGIALGVALRF is encoded by the coding sequence TTGGCGGACAAGACCGATTGGTTTCAACCGTTCGTATCCAATACTTTCAGCTACGACACCAATGTGTTCCGCCTTCCTTCGAGTCTCACCGCCGCCGAGGCGAACGCCTTGATCGACAACGTGTCCAAAGGCGGAAGCAAGTCGGATTTCATCAACCGTATTTCGGCGGGCGCCAAGGTGAACTGGTATTCCGGGCCTCATCGAGTGAACATGAATCTTGGCGTCGATGACAACGTTTTTGTCCGGAACACCGCACTGCAGAATGTATCCACGCTCAACGAAGCGTCCTGGAGCTGGGACGTTTCCAGGGCTTGGTCGACCCAGGTCGGCGCCGAATATCAGCAATACCTGAACGCATTCGGAAACTACGTCGTCCCGCGCAAGGACATGCTGACCAACATGGCTTATTTCGGAAAGGTGAAATATCAGTTTTCACCCGATTGGCGGGCAGGAGCCGGGGTGCGGTGGGACGAAATCAGCCACAGCGTGCGCAACCGGAGGCAGAACGACGTCCAGGAACTGAGCGGGACGGCGGAAGTCATATATCAGAACGCCGCCGGGAACTCGGCGGGAGTCGAATATCGCCACGGCAACGGGTTTTATCCAGAGAGAAATCCGGCGAAATTCAGTTTCGACGAATACGACGTCGATTCTGTGAAGTTTGTCGGCGGTCATGTGTTTTCCGCCAAGACCCGTTTCGACGGCTATGTCGGGTATCTCGCTCAGACCTTCGCTCAGGCGCCGTGGTTCGACTACTCGGGCTGCATCTGGCGCCTGGGTGCGGAGTGGCTGCCGACGGAAAAAACCAGCATAAAGATTTCCGGCTGGCAAAATCTCGAGGCCTACCAGGATGTCGCGTCGAGCTATTTCGTCGGCAACGGAGTCAAGTTGTCGTCAAAATGGGAAGCGAGCCGAAAAGTAGAGTTTTCAGGCGAATTTTTATGGGAGAGCCGGGATTACGTCGGGGATGGCGGGGCCAATTCTTCCGAAACTCCGGTATCGCGCCGCGTCGACGATTTTTTCGCGGCGCAGGCTGGTATCACCTACAGGCCGGTCGAGTATATTGACGCTTTTCTGATGTACCGGTATGAGAAAAGGAAGGTGAACCGGGTGTTTTTTAATTACGAGTACGATGGTATCGCTCTGGGTGTCGCGTTGAGGTTCTGA
- a CDS encoding DUF6794 domain-containing protein: MAKSTLPQRPRTVAEAVDRLLEEFDERQKAEVALTFKTALYLLHFSLGSHIRKTFGLWAPDSPLRRDCGRASGRDDLPPDEASDVIVEALWDRLQHYRDFNTRL; encoded by the coding sequence ATGGCCAAGAGCACATTGCCGCAGCGCCCACGCACCGTGGCCGAAGCGGTGGACAGACTCCTCGAAGAGTTCGACGAGCGGCAGAAGGCCGAAGTGGCCTTGACCTTCAAGACCGCACTTTACCTTCTGCACTTCAGCCTCGGCAGCCACATACGCAAGACCTTCGGTCTGTGGGCGCCGGACAGCCCGTTGCGGCGCGATTGCGGGCGCGCGTCGGGACGCGACGACCTGCCGCCGGACGAAGCGTCCGACGTCATCGTCGAAGCGCTGTGGGACCGGCTGCAGCATTACCGGGACTTCAATACCAGGCTTTGA
- a CDS encoding glucan biosynthesis protein — translation MIGKMNRRDFMRLGAMLGLGAPLLAGAPRSRAEPKGLKFGASLPFSYEMLVKRAEALASRPYSPPPAVSEVVRKLDYEAWGRIRFRTEDALFAEGPSVYPVTFFHLGQFFQKPVKIHAVEDGKSRQIYYSADYFDMPGDSPARQMPEKSGFAGFRLQEARTRSDWRTQDWIAYLGASYFRAIGALNQYGLSARGVVVDAAEPTPEEFPDFTEFYVEGAAGETDPVVICALLDGPSVAGAYRFLTWRKEGVVQEIEAAVFMRRGVKRLGLAPLTSMYWFSESEKRKLEDWRPEVHDSDGLAIWTGAGERIWRPLINQPYAVTSSFVDHDPKGFGLLQRDRVFENYLDGVNYERRPSLWVEPLDGWGGGAVQLIELPTDDEIHDNVGVYWRPAEAPKAGASYRLRYRLHWLADEPYPAAVARCVATRIGRGGQPGKPRPRGVYKFAVEFAGAALEPLWGDTVTASPVVTASSGAIQGAFIEPIPHTRRWRAIFDLIPDGAAPVELRLYIQGNGDALTETWLYQFRPPA, via the coding sequence ATGATCGGAAAGATGAATCGACGCGATTTCATGCGCCTGGGCGCAATGCTCGGGCTGGGCGCTCCGCTCTTGGCCGGCGCGCCGCGGAGCCGGGCGGAGCCGAAAGGGCTGAAGTTCGGTGCTTCCCTTCCTTTCAGCTACGAGATGCTGGTGAAGCGGGCGGAGGCGCTTGCGTCGCGCCCTTACTCCCCGCCGCCGGCGGTATCCGAGGTCGTTCGCAAACTGGATTACGAAGCCTGGGGCCGGATCCGCTTCCGGACCGAGGACGCCTTGTTCGCCGAGGGGCCGTCGGTTTACCCGGTCACGTTTTTCCACCTCGGCCAGTTTTTCCAGAAACCGGTCAAGATCCACGCCGTCGAGGACGGAAAATCGCGCCAGATTTACTACAGCGCCGACTACTTCGACATGCCGGGTGACAGCCCGGCCCGGCAAATGCCGGAAAAGTCGGGATTCGCCGGCTTTCGCCTGCAGGAGGCCCGCACCCGCTCCGATTGGCGCACGCAGGACTGGATCGCCTATCTGGGCGCCTCCTATTTCCGCGCCATCGGTGCGCTGAACCAGTACGGCCTTTCGGCGCGCGGGGTCGTCGTCGACGCGGCCGAGCCGACCCCGGAAGAATTCCCCGATTTCACCGAGTTCTACGTCGAGGGCGCCGCTGGCGAAACCGATCCGGTCGTCATCTGCGCGCTGCTGGATGGCCCCAGCGTCGCCGGCGCCTACCGCTTCCTCACCTGGCGGAAAGAGGGCGTAGTGCAGGAGATCGAGGCGGCAGTGTTCATGCGCCGGGGCGTCAAGCGGCTCGGCCTCGCGCCGTTGACTTCGATGTACTGGTTCAGCGAATCGGAGAAGCGGAAGCTGGAGGACTGGCGGCCCGAGGTCCACGATTCGGACGGCCTTGCCATCTGGACCGGAGCCGGGGAGCGCATCTGGCGGCCGCTGATCAACCAGCCGTACGCAGTGACGTCGAGCTTCGTCGACCACGATCCGAAGGGGTTCGGCCTGCTCCAGCGCGACCGGGTGTTCGAGAACTACCTCGACGGCGTGAACTACGAACGCCGGCCCAGTCTGTGGGTCGAGCCGCTGGACGGCTGGGGTGGGGGCGCGGTGCAACTGATCGAGCTGCCCACGGACGACGAGATCCACGACAACGTCGGCGTTTACTGGCGTCCGGCCGAGGCGCCCAAGGCCGGTGCGTCCTACCGTTTGCGGTATCGCTTGCACTGGCTGGCCGACGAGCCTTATCCGGCCGCCGTCGCCCGCTGCGTCGCGACCCGCATCGGCCGCGGTGGCCAGCCCGGCAAGCCCAGACCTCGGGGCGTCTACAAATTCGCAGTGGAATTCGCCGGCGCGGCGCTGGAACCGCTGTGGGGCGACACCGTCACGGCATCGCCCGTCGTCACGGCTTCCAGCGGGGCGATTCAGGGCGCTTTCATCGAGCCGATCCCCCATACGCGGCGCTGGCGCGCGATTTTCGACCTGATCCCCGACGGAGCCGCTCCAGTGGAGCTGCGTCTCTACATCCAGGGCAACGGCGACGCCCTGACCGAAACCTGGCTGTATCAATTCCGGCCGCCGGCCTGA
- the cax gene encoding calcium/proton exchanger yields MSLLLVFVPASIALAWVHADPVWIFAASALAIVPLAGQMGKATEYLAEHLGAGLGGLLNASFGNAAELIIGFVALRAGLIDVVKASITGSIIGNILLVLGASVVVGGLKHETQYFNRTAAGLGVTLAALSAIGLVVPAIFHMVVQGHPEPHEQELSLEIALVLFVTYVLSLVFTLRTHRHLYVGESSVETDEALGVGTWSRRKSLLILLGATALVAWMSELLVGAVEHAAHDLGMTNVFIGVILVAIVGNAAEHSTAVMMAARNHMDLAMNIAIGSSIQIALFVAPLLVFAGYVMGQPMDLVFSTFEVVAVAIAVAAVVLIAMDGESNWMEGVNLLAVYVILAIAFYFLP; encoded by the coding sequence ATTGCGCTGGCGTGGGTCCATGCGGACCCGGTCTGGATTTTCGCGGCGTCCGCGCTTGCGATCGTCCCGCTGGCGGGCCAGATGGGGAAGGCCACCGAATATCTCGCCGAACATCTCGGCGCGGGCCTCGGCGGACTGCTCAACGCTTCGTTCGGCAATGCGGCGGAACTGATCATCGGCTTCGTCGCGCTGCGGGCAGGCCTGATCGACGTGGTCAAGGCCTCGATCACCGGCTCGATCATCGGTAACATCCTGCTGGTGCTGGGCGCCAGCGTGGTGGTCGGCGGGCTGAAGCACGAAACCCAGTACTTCAACCGTACCGCCGCCGGCCTTGGCGTCACCCTGGCCGCGCTCAGCGCGATCGGGCTGGTGGTGCCCGCGATTTTCCACATGGTCGTCCAAGGGCATCCGGAGCCTCACGAACAGGAACTGAGCCTGGAAATCGCCCTGGTGCTGTTCGTCACCTACGTCCTCAGTCTGGTGTTCACCCTGCGCACCCACCGTCATCTGTACGTCGGCGAGTCCTCGGTCGAAACCGACGAGGCGCTCGGCGTGGGAACCTGGAGCCGGCGCAAATCGTTGCTGATTCTGCTGGGCGCCACCGCACTCGTCGCCTGGATGAGCGAGCTGCTGGTGGGCGCGGTGGAGCATGCGGCGCATGACCTGGGCATGACCAACGTCTTCATCGGCGTGATCCTCGTCGCCATCGTCGGCAACGCGGCCGAGCACAGCACGGCGGTCATGATGGCCGCCAGGAACCACATGGATCTGGCCATGAACATCGCCATCGGCTCCAGCATCCAGATCGCCCTGTTCGTCGCCCCGCTCCTGGTGTTCGCCGGCTATGTGATGGGCCAGCCGATGGACTTGGTATTTTCCACTTTCGAGGTGGTTGCGGTCGCGATCGCCGTCGCCGCGGTGGTTCTGATCGCGATGGACGGCGAGTCGAACTGGATGGAAGGGGTCAACCTGCTGGCGGTTTACGTCATCCTCGCCATCGCCTTCTATTTCCTTCCCTAG